The window TTAAAAGCAGAACCTGGGCATTAACATTATAAATCAGTGTctctttacatatttttaatagtaagcttgtctcattttcttcctgttgctgcccttctcctccttctccttctccgtggggcaatgagggttaagtgacttgcccagggtcacacagcttgtgtcaagtgtctgaggctggacttgaactcaggtcttcctgaatccagggccagtgctttatccactgtgcctagcaTATCTCTTGTGACTATTCCCTGCTCTTCATTCCTCCAACAACCACCACAATTCAGGTCACCTCCCACCTGAAAGACAGCTCCTAATTAGTCTCTGGATATTCAGTCTATTCCCTCTCCAAGCCATGTTCCACATGGTATTTAgtaaaacacaagtctgaccatgtgcCACTCTCCAgctcaaaaagcttcagtggctttctttctttctttttttaatgtacacctattttatctACCTATATAACCAGGTTCGTGTAAAAATTCATcgggcagggggcagctgggtgtcgcagtggacaaagcaccagccctggattcaggagaacctgagctcaactctggcctcagacacttggcactcactagctgcatgaccctgggcaagtcacttaaccctcattgccccgaaaaaaaaaaagtcattgggcCAAAAGTCATTGCCCAGTCCCAGAGCATCTGAGAGGGAGCAGGATGTATCTTCCCCAAAGCTCGCATGCTTCCTGAGCACTCAGGATATTGTAGCATCTTGAGTGCAGCTGAAGTGAGTGGAATTGAGTTGAGCTGAGCTAAGAGCAGATAGACTTAGAATGGTCCagaggcagtggaaagaatgccgGGTTTGGAATCAAACTTGGGTCTGAGTTCAGCTTCTGCCACTTGGTGTGTGGTGATGTGGTGGCTCCCCCTGTAAGTTCCCTGGGATGTCTGTAAAACATGggctggggggcggctaggtggcgcagtcgataaagcactggccctggattcaggagttcctgagttcaaatccggcctcagacacttgacacttactggctgtgtgaccctgggcaagtcacttaacccccattgccccgaaaaaaaaaaaagaactgtgccaCTCAAGCACTGTTTATAAAAGGGATACAACACTTTCCAAATCTAGGTATttagctccttggggcagctaggtggcgcagtggataaagcaccggccctggagtcaggagtacctgagttcaaatccggcctcagacacttaactagctgtgtgaccctgggcaagtcacttaaccccaattgcctcactaaaaaaaaaccaaaaaaaccatggGCTGCTCGggtctctgaggtctcctccAGCTCCAGATCAGCGGGGCTGAGGGAGAAAACAAGCTgagcctctcctctcctcccagaCGCCCATCCTGAAATAGCTGGGCCCAGCCGTGCCCAGAAAGCGTCTGGATCGAGAAGCCATCTCAGCCCCACTGGGTGACTTTCAGCACACCATGCACGTGGGACGTGAGGGCGATGCCTTCGAGGACAGGTCCTTCCTAAGCTGCCACGGTGGCAGGGGCCAGTGGCTTTCTTTTGTGtctggaataaaatacaaactgctcTATTCAGCATTTAATGTTCTTCCTAATCTGGTTCTAACCTATGGTTCCCAAGCTGATTCTCTATCACTGCCCTCTTAGAGATCCAGTCTTCATCTCTTCTCCCTGCAAGGCTCAGCTCAGCTGAGACCCCCCTTCCCCAATTCCCTGAGCTATCAGCGCACCCCTCATTCTGCAACTGCTTTGTGAATACTTTATAGCTACTTATTTGCCCCAAGTCTCATTCTCCTTGCAGGCCCTCCCTCCAGAGAAGTGCCAGATTTAACCAAGTCCCTCAGTATTATTCAATCCactccaatggctccttatttcctctaggatcaaacagaaACCCctttagcttttttgttttttatttgacatttcataattttatttaaacgAAGTTCAATTTAGTTTTCATCCACATTGACTGTCTGGAAGCTTTTGAAAGTGGTGACAGGCACATAAGTAACCAAGGTATACAGCTTGTTTGGTGAATCTTCATCCTCATTGCATTTCCTGGACAAACATACTCGGATACGGTACGGAACATTCCTTATTCCTTTGGCCCAAACAGCTTTGTTGAGTCTGCTGTCGATGTGTACATCTGGAGTTCCCATTTCTTTCATGGCAAATTTGCGGATTTCCTTGAGAGCACAAGGAGCTTGCCTTTTGAAGCCTACTCCATGAATCCGCTTGTAAATGTTGATGGTGTATTCTTTGGTCACCACCTCATTGATGGCAGAGcgtcccttctttttctctccaccttTCTTTGCAGGAGCCATCCTGCCCAGGACCAGGTTGGAAAGGAAGACCCCTTTAGCTTTTAAACCCTAAAATGTCTGGTCCAGCTGACCTCACTTTCTGTTCCTCACCCTACACATGAACTCCCCTCTCTACCTGTGTCTTTGCGCTGGCTATCCCTCATTCCTAGAAGACACTCCCACTCACGTCTGCTTCTTAGTTGTTTGATTCCCTTCAAGCAGAACTGTCAGGAATGAGATGCCAGGGTTCTTAGTAACCTCCACACCAAGGCAGCTAAGGGACATGTCTAATTGAAAGAAGCAACCTGACAAGAGAGGGCTGGTGTCCCCAAAATACTGAGGTCTTGGAAGCACTAACAAAGAGTGATTGTTTTTTGAAATAAATCCCTTATTGTCCCTACTTCACTCTGATCCTGTGAAGTCCGTAAGGCAAAAGTCACCTACGAactgattttgttttatattgtgCACCTTAACCCTGAAGAGTTCTAATTCAATGATCATTTGTGACTCCTATGTCCTCAGATTGCTACTGGGTCAGGTAATGAATAACCTTTGCAACCATGGGATGTTTATGACAAACTGTTTCAAATGTTCTAAATTTATAGGAGTTTTTATTCTGCCATGCAAGAGAAAACTTTTTAGTATCATAGTTATTTTCCTCTTAGCCACTCTTCGGCACTTTCTTCCTTCTAGGAAGCTTGGAAAATCTTGTCTTTAAATACTAGATAAGTAGATGTAGAGAGAGATCTTTATATAGAGATTTTTCCTGAAGTAGAATACATGAGTCTCTGTTAAACTAAGATAAGACTGTCTAGGTGGGAATGGTTAGGAAGCAAATCAGACTGTTACACTGAGGAAGAGAAGTGATAGCAAATGTGGCCTACCAGCCAACCTTCCAATCCCCAGGTTGAAATCTGAGGGCAAGAAGGAAGTAGGACaggtttcccctccccttctcttctgaaTGGGatgagaaggaaacaaagaacaaTGGAAGCAGATGGCAGGTAGAACaggtttttcttgtttatttcctGTTTCTGACAACCAGTGCTGAGGAGaatgggaggaaagagggaacaaAGGCTTTCTAGGTGCTTCCTTTTTGAAGTCTGACCaacaagctccttgaagacaaggactacTTTGATGCTGTTTATTTCCAGAACATTATGGCACAACAtcataggtgctttataaatgcttgttgaggggcagctaggtggcacagtggatagagcaccagctctggagtcaagaggacctgagttcaaatctgacctcagacacttaacacttactagctgtgtgaccctgggcaagtcacttaaccccaactgcctcacccaaaaaaaaaaaaatgcttgttgaaaacaaaaccaatgcaaccaagattagaaggaaagcagaaagctgggaaacaattttgacagccagtgtttctaataaaggcctcattctcaaatatatagagaactgaatcaaatttataaaaatacaagtcattccccaattgagaaacagccaaaggatatgaacaggtaagtttcagacaaagaaatcaaagctatctcttagtcatatgaaaaaagtgtTCTCAAgcattgttgattagagaaaggcaaattaaaacaactctgaggtaccacctcacacttatcagattggctaatatgacaaaaaaggaaaacgataaatgttggagatgtgggaaaaccaatgcattgttggagttgtgaattaatccaactattctggaaaaaaatttggaactatgcccaaagggctataaaactgtgcataccctttgatacagcaatatcactatatcccagagagatcatggaaaaggacacacatgtacaaaattatttatagcagctctttttgtagtgccaaacaattggggaatggttgaacaagttgtggtatatgaatgtaatggaatactattgtgatctaagaaatgatgagcatgcagatttcagaaaaacatggaaagacttacatcaactgatgctcagtcaagtgagcagaagcaggagaacattgtacacagtaacagcaacattgtgcaatggtcagctgtgatagacttagctcttctcagcaatacaataatccaaaacaatttcaaaagactcgtgatggaaaatgttctccacatccaggaaaagaactatggagtctaaatgcagatttttctttcttctttctcatggttttccccttttattctgattcttcttttgtttatttactatttaattataaaagtattttattattttccagtttcattattttctagttatatgtaaagatagttttcaacatttgtttttataagatttctggtttcaaatttttctccctcccttccctccctccccgcttcccaagacagcaagcaatctgatataggttatatatgtataatcacattaaacatatttctgcattagtcttgctatgaaagaagaatcagagcagaaaggaaaaacctcaaaagaaaaacaacaacaataaaaacaatagaaatagcatggttcaatctgcatccatattccacagttcttttttttctggatttggagagcattttccattatgagtcccctggaactatcttgccccattgtattgctgagaagaatcaagtctattacagttgctaattcttcttttacaacatgactaatgtggaaatatgtttaacataattgtaatgtaaAATTATCAAACTGCTTGCTGTCTTAAGGAAAGgataagggaaggagggagatgtggtaaaaattatttgtggtaaaattattattgcagtttttagctgactcatttgggaggggccacacctggacCACTctgaagttacgtatgctactgaggtcagaagaactctccataggcagtttttgaaggacccccccccctttatggggaggaaagattgaatgctccctgaagggaggcagaggcttCTTCTGGAACAACATGCTCTGTCTCTAGTGGCTGCTCCCTCAGACTGCTCCCCTTCTGGTGGTGGCacaagtgttctctctctctctctctctctctctctctctctctctctctctctctctctctctctctggcagtcACTTTTCCAGGTGGCACACGCAACTTTACACTGTTCAGGTGTTGGtcagttaattacagaaaaccctaaattcctttgaactagcttaactggaaatggtctggggattgtataggttaagtttagagttaagagtatttatctgtatttcttttttcctattatacTGTAATATCCTTGATGAAAAAAACTGTTTTTTACATCTCTTAGAATAATCCCAGCACCTGtaatagtgcctgacatatagtagtagccttccaccagtcgcagactaccacggatcagcgccttgaagagccacaggtcacagtgtggctgtgcagtcccatatgggagccgcagctcctgccacaatgaggacatcggaaaactgcgctctctgttgcccatcggttcctgcatctcatttgtttttcttcctcccgagcttgaaggcccatctcagctgcacgcaagctgctcctgagtactaaACTCCATCAGGcgaggtccttggccatctcctcccagctgctgatgtctattcccagagccctcaagtctcacttgcatacatctctgtagcaaagctgggggcatccagcaggtctttggcctgaggctaactcgccatagagtaggtctttaggaatgcgcctgtcctgcatgcagtgcacatgaccaagccaacgcagccatctttgtttcagtagcgtgtagacgCTCCGAAGTTGCACACATTgaagcacttctgtgttggtgatcttatctgaccaagatatgctaAGGATGCAccaaaggcagcgcatgtggaagctgttaagcttcttctcttgtctagtatacatagtccatgtttcactgccatacagtaaggtactcataTAGTCCTTAATTATTATAGTTGACATTTTTAAAGTAAGAGACATACCTAACTAGGGAAAGTAACTTTCTGAATATCTCAAATACCCATCATACTAgtcaaatttcattttaattttctttttcttttgaattcagTCACAAATTTTATAAAGgtaaaaggaaaacattaaaattatattctaaCCTAGAACTCATACATGGTAAACTGCTCTATCAGCATTTTAAATCAACTAAAATACAATCTAAGCAGATATTGATAAACAGCACAGTATTACTTAAATAACTTTAAATTTTTACATGCCAGTGTCAATTGTATTAAAAACATTTAGATTATGAAAATATCTGTCCCCTTTAGTTTTACAATTATAGATAGGAAATATACTTTTATAGTAAACttagagtttacattccaatgaggtaaacattttaaaaataattttaatataaaaaatttaaattaggtTCCCATTTatctgttgttttgtccttcattcttttttttttttggcagggcaatgggggttaagtgacttgcccagggtcacacagctagtaagtgtcaagtgtctgaggatggatttgaactcaggtcctcctgaatccagggccagtgctccatccactgtgccacccagctgcccctgtccttcattcttaaagaggaccatgacatcaggaggtgatatcatgacttgcagtgaactggattgaagtgaggcagggctgtgcaaagtcaccagccccactctcccctccagagacacctggatccagtggcaagatatatcggGACGAATGGAGATAGCCACAGAgtttaaggcaataggggttaagtgccaggatcacacagctaataggcgtctgaggtgagatttgaactcaggtcctcccaacttcagggccgcTATTCTATCCACTCATCTAAAACGCCAAATAAGGTAGAGTTTATGGCACACAGCAAAGTACCTTGGATTTGGAGCCACAAAACCTAGGATAATATCCAGATTCTACTTAATGTGTAGCTCTAGACAAGTCCCTTGACCTCTGAGGGACTCAATTTCCtcgtctgcaaaatgaggaggtgggagaagatgttttctaagatcccttcccacTCTACATGCCAAGGCATGCTCCACTGAAAGGGTTATCATCCTAGTCATATATCAGTAAAGAGAAACGCTCTGTCATCTAATTCATACTATGCTTGATATGTAAAGGAAAAGCTTTAGATTATAATCCTTTCAAATCTATTCTAAGTGGAATAAAACTCACTTTAGTTCTACTAGACTGTACATTCcataaaaacaggaaaatggGTTCCTTGCAGTACTGTACATGGTACAGTTCCCTGTATGTAagagtgctcaataaatattgccTGAATTTTATTTACATGGTGGCAGCTaaatggtgtagtggagagagtgctaggcctggagtcaggaagaatcatttttctaacttcagatctggcctcagatactgattagctgcataaccctgggcaactcacttaaacctgtttttctcagtttccttatctgtaaaatgagctggagaaagaaatgacaaaccacctcagtatctctaccaaaaaaaccccaaatggtatcacaaagagttgaacacaactgaaaactgaacaacaaattttatTTAGGGATAAATCTCAAACtgttaaaattcaaaatttttaaatgtttaagtctttttttaaaagatagtacTAATCGCCATTTACAATATAATTATGTAACCAAGCCCCATGATTATATCAAAACTAAACATTTCACTGCTAGCTAGGTTCTTTATATAGAAagtctgaacaaaaaaaaaagggaagaaagaaagaaagaaaatattcaagtCTGAACTACAGAAAGCTTGAAGAATGCTTCTACAAAATCATGCTGGAAAAGTAATACTACTACAGTTGGGCAATGTCATACAAGCCAGACTAAGGATTATGAGATTTATTCTAGAAGCAACAGGGAACTGACTCAAGTTTTTTAAATACAGAAATGAAGTGATGAGTGATATACATGGTCAGGCCAATGCATTTGGGAAATTTTTTCAGCAATTTAGTGAAGGGCATGTTAAAATGGCTAAACTCATTTAGGAGGCCAGGAAAATAATCTAGGGGAAAAGTAATAAGGACCTGAATTAGGGCTGTGGCCAGGTTAAAGATACCATGGACATAATGTTTACAAGTATGCCTTATTATTATTTCTGGAAtgatcatacaaaatatatttcatagGCCTTACCTATAACATGATCATCAGGCTTGGACCATAATTATGAGgcaataacactttttttttttaagtgaggcagttggggttaagtgacttgcccagggtcacacagctagtaagtgtcaagtgtctgggaccagatttgaactcaggtcctcctgactccagggctggtgctcatccactgtgccacctagctgccccaggaataacactttttaaaaattaggaatatACACTAATATCAAACTCAGAATCATCCAGGATCaagattaaattttaataaacaaaTGACTTAAGATCCCAAAGCTCCTATTTCACTGCCTTTTATTTTGTCATGTATATAAACCATTaggctgaggggaaaaaaaagaaaattaattaaaatcataACTAAACCTTTGTGATCTGGTGAACATCTATAATAGCCTCATCTTCTA is drawn from Dromiciops gliroides isolate mDroGli1 chromosome 2, mDroGli1.pri, whole genome shotgun sequence and contains these coding sequences:
- the LOC122740904 gene encoding 60S ribosomal protein L31-like, whose protein sequence is MAPAKKGGEKKKGRSAINEVVTKEYTINIYKRIHGVGFKRQAPCALKEIRKFAMKEMGTPDVHIDSRLNKAVWAKGIRNVPYRIRVCLSRKCNEDEDSPNKLYTLVTYVPVTTFKSFQTVNVDEN